The following nucleotide sequence is from Endozoicomonas sp. GU-1.
ATCTTTCACCCTAAGCAACAATGCCTGAATATCACGGGGGGTGATTTTGCCTGAGGGAAGTGCCAGCCCCAGACTGCCAATAAAGCTGTTCAGGTTAAGCTTCTTCTCCAGCGTCGGCCCTTCGTGCACACGGTAAAGCCCCGGGAGTTTGTGCTTTTCCAGGAACTTTGCCGCACACACATTGGCGCACAGCATACACTCTTCAATCAACTTGTGGGCGTCATTACGCTCCCTGGGGACAATCTGCTCAATCTTGCGGTGGCGACCAAAAATAATCTGGGTCTCCACCGTATCAAAGTCAATCGTGCCACGTTCTGCCCGTACCGATACCAAGGTCTTGTAGAGCGAGTACAGATGCTCAAGGTGTGGCACTAATGGCTGGTACTGCTTCCGTAGCTCCCGGCCCTCATCACCGAGGGACAACATATCCCAGACTTTGGTATACGTCAGCCGCGCATGGGAGCGGATAACGCTCTCATAGAATTTGTAGCCGGAAATCTTGCCTTTGCCACTGATGGTCATTTCACAGACCATTGCCAGGCGATCTACTTCGGGGTTCAGGGAGCACAAACCATTGGACAGCACCTCCGGCAACATGGGAATCACATGCCCCGGGAAGTAAACCGAAGTCCCCCGGTTAACCGCTTCCTTATCCAGGGCCGAGCCCGGTTTTACATAGTGGGAAACATCGGCAATCGCAACAAACAGACGCCAGCCGCCGCCTTTTTTTGACTCACAATAAACCGCATCATCAAAATCACGGGCATCTTCCCCATCAATAGTGACAAACGGCGTTGCCCGTAAATCGACCCGGCAATTTTTGTCCGACTCTGCGACCTCAGTGGTAAAACCCTGGCACTGTTTTTCCACCGCTTCCGGCCAGTCATGGGGAATATTATGGGTGCGAACAGCAACCTCGACCTCCATACCGGCATCGGCTCGGCCACCGAGAATTTCCTTAACTATGCCCATAGGCATGTTGCGACGGCCGGGCTGCCGGGTAATTTCCAGCAGAATATATTGTCCCTCCGTGGGCATCAGCGGGCCCGGCTGAACAATAATCTCCCGGCTGATACGGGGGTTTTCAGGCACCATAAAGGCCGCACCAGACTCGGTATAGTAGCGACCGACAACCTGTGTCGTATTTCTCTCAATCACCTCAACCAGCTGGCCTTCCCTGCGGCCACGATGATCGACACCTGATTCACGCACAACCGCACGGTCACCATCAAACAGCTGACGCATCTCACGGGGGGAAAGGTAGAGATCTTCACCACCACCATCCGGCATTAAAAAGCCAAATCCTTCTTTATTGCCCTGAACAACCCCTTTAATAAGATTCAGCTTACTGATCAGGGCAAAGGCATTCTTGCGATTTTGCAGCAGCTGACCATCGCGGATCATCGCCTTAAGGCGGAACATCAGCGCTTCCTGCTGTTCTTCGTCGTTTATACCCAGTGCACGACATAACGCCCGATGGCTGACCGGAGCCCCGCGTTGCTCAAGGTATTCCATGATGTACAGACGACTGGGGATCGGGTTTTCATAGCGCTCTGCTTCGAGAGATGCCTGACTATCCTGGCTTTTCCACCCTTTTGACATGGGCTTATTGCACCTCTTTTAGGGCGTATGGCAGCCTGGGGCTGCCTGGTGAAAATGAAAATCTACAATCATGATATCTTTCTTCAAAGGCCATGGAGGGGGGAGAAGTCAACATTGAATCCATTCTGTATTAGTACATGCATCAGACTATTAATGCAAAGGGAGAAAGTGAAAAGAGAGCATAACAAAAGAATAGCTGATCTCAGTGTTATGCCGAAACAACCGGCGGAGACAGCTATGTTGCGTTTAAGGGTTGAAGTGAAGAAATTCTAAAATTTTATTGGCCAGTCGATCAGATGTTAGAGCATTGATGCCAGTTAAAGCCCTTCTCCATCCCAGATAGTGTGATAGATATTTTGTCGCAACTCCGTGAAAAATCCCTGTAATCCACTGCTTCAGGTGGCTGTGGTATGCATTCACATGCTGTAAGTGAAAAACACCTTCTATCACCCGTATTCCAGAGGATGACACCAGCTCCTTAAAAGTAAATCCTAACGCTCTCGCAAGCTTTTCATGTGCAAGACTGGCATCGGCACATACGACAGTTTCAATATTTATCCGACCATTTAAATGGCGACAGAGTTCATCAGCGCTCTCATTTTTCAATACACCATCAACCGTCTGACTTCCTCGGTCTCTAGCTAGTTCTCGTCCAAAAACGCATCAGCCAATCATAATCGGACTATACGTACGTTTTAATATTTCCTGAAATTCCAGCGATCCAGAAAAAAACCTCCTTTTTTTTCTCTAATCTGGGACGGATATTGGAGAAAAACGCAAAAAGCAGGCAGAAAACATCCTCCCACCATGCTGGAAAGGTACTTTGATGTAGCGTGGAGGTGGCTATCAGGATGGTGCCGGGTGCCTGGCCAGAATCACCAGGTTGTAACAGACCACCGATAACCAACAATGAGAGTCAAAACGCTCAGAACCCTTGCAGTGGCAACGTGATAGCCCAAAACATCTCTTTAGCCACGAAATTCCCGCTTCAATACCTGCCCGGAAGCGAAAGAGCGTTTTATACACATACTGACTTTTAGTCATCTCTTCGACTTCAAGTCCGCGCTTCTTATTAAAAGCCACATCGCTGATTCCCATAGCCTTGGCTTTTTCCAAATTTACTCGACACGCGTATCCACCGTCACCGCTGGCTATGTTGTGCTTAAGGGTTGAAAGCGATTTATTGGGATAATCGTATGAATTAAATAGCTTACTGGAGTGCAAGAAGGGCATGAAAATGAGCATTTTAGACTCTTAACAGCCTAATAGTGTTGTTTTTAATGACCAGAACCAACAGCTAATTGGTACCATATTATCTTCAACCTTTAAGCACAACATAGCCGTCACCGCTTGTCTGGCGAGGTACACGACCATAAATTTCTTTTTGTCTTTCCATCATCGGAATGAATCGGTCCGAATCCGCTGGGTTACCTTCCTCAATAACCAGGTCCAGGATCAATCGACTTTTTCCCTGAACCAGGTTCAGTTTATGGCCGTACTGCACTTGTCGCCTGTCTTTTACGATGATATCCGTGTGGGGTTCATACAGGCTAACCACTTTCTCCTGGGCTGGCACCTTTTCACCCTTAAAGACCCTGCGCTCTGTCTGGGAGACTATTACATCCACCAGGGGTAACAGGTGATCCACATCGGCCTGCCACTTGTCGGCATCATCAGCCAGGAGACACTGCCCCTGCTGACGGGCGTCTGCAAGCTTGACAGTGGCTTCGATAAGCACCTTCCGGGATTTTCGGGTCAACTGCAGCAGTTTTTTATAATGCTGTTGCCGCTCTTCTTTACCAGAGTAGATGCATTTTCTGGCCGCATCTTTTACGGCTCGGTTGTGATGGGTATATTCATAAAGCGGTGTCGCTGTCAGTGTTTGTCCCCGTTCCAGCAGACGACAAATTTCTTTAACGGAACTGGCTAAAAGATCACTGTCGCAGGGAGGTTTGATATCCGATTCGGTGACTGTGCTGTCAATAGCCACAGTACGCCCTTTTTCAATACCCTGATCTTTAGCGGTCATTAGCTGACAGTTATTAATCCGCTCCCATGTAGATGCAGTAAGAAGGCTGATGAGCCCATGCAAACTGGAGCGACTGGGGCGCTGGTTTGGTTCGAGGCGACAAAAGTCTCGAAAGAGCATGGAGTCCATCAAAACAAACGACAAGTAGTCATAATCACAATTCAAATACTGTTTCAGAAGTGCCGCACGAAGAACGGATTCTGCTGATAGTCCGTTCCGCCCAGTGTTCTGTTTATCACCAGAACTTAAGTCCTCATAAATCCAGTCATTGAACTGTGGATGGGCATCAAGCCATTGCGAGATACCGGAAAGCTGGGAGCAGATTTCATGAGGTACGTAATGGAGTTCCATACTACACTGCAAATTGCGTTTTTTGCGCATTTGGAGCCCTCTGTTTTTGGCAATCCCTTATGTTTCTTGGTCTTGGGAAGTTTAGTCGCCAGATAGCAGTAGGGCTCCACTTAATTTTTCAGAATAAAATCTACAGTTTTCAATTGGTTGTGTTTTTGGACGAGAACTAGCTACCATGACTGGTATTTTTCGACAGTCTGTCTTTTTATCACTACCTCGTTTCCTCACGGGTCTTGGCAGGCCTTTTTTTTGACCTTTAAAAGATTCACGAAAAAAAGTTTCATCGAGTTCGGCAATACCACTGAGTTCTGGTGCCTGATCATGCTCAATGACCTGTAAAAAACGATGCCGCCAACGGAATGATGTATTTAACGAAACTCCGCATTGCTTGGCAGCCGGGCGAAGCGTTAAAGAGTGGGTCATTCCCTCAAGATATTTCGGCCATGCTTCAGGGCGTCTTAAACGGGCCAAAGGTGTTTTGGAAAAAGCGTTCAGTGTTTTTCGGCAAACCTTGCACCGAAATCGTTGGCGTTTGTTCCTTTTCCCCCAGCGCTGAAGGGCTTCAGATCCACAATGAGGACATTTTGGAGCCCGTACAAAACTATCCTCAATAGACTTTGCAATATCGGAAGGAGAATTTTGCTCTGATAGAGCATTGATAAGAGTATTTCGCTGCTGGCTGCTTAATAACGGCACAGCATTAAGAAGGTCTTGAAACTGTTGGGGCTTCATAACGTAGCCTCCCATTGCAGGGGATCACGACAGTTTAGACCTATCAACCTTTAAAACAAACATAGCCGGCGGAGACAGTGTAATGCCAGCCGGATCCCTGAAGGCAAATGATATTTCCCCCGGACAGATCAACAGAAAAACTGCTTGAGGCCGGGAACTTATTGACTGGCAGGTAAGTCCAATTCATTGATTGCTGGAACTCAGGGTTTGCAAGTGCCAATCCCGAAACATCATAAATTCAACGAAGTCAGAAGAGTCAGAAGCATGATACACAGTAGCAGCCCTGCCCCCATCCAGACTGGCAATCAATCGCCGAATGCCACTGATGCACCACCGTATCGGGCAACCCGGCGGACTTCTCGTCAGAAGCTCACCCTCCGTTGCCATCAAGCCATCAATTTGATTTCTCTGAAATTCAAGAGTCGTGAATCGACATTGTTACGGGCTGCAACAACCGGTGATGTGCCACTGATCAGGCGCCTGGTTCGCCAGCACACTTTAGCCAACGGCAACTCTGTTGGGATAGGGCTGGAAGATGCGGCTGCCAAAGCGGCGGCAAACGGCAAGGCAGAAGCATTGGAGTTATTGCTTGAGTTTGGGGCCTACCCGAATTATGCGTTGGCGGGTGAGAATTTCTGATCCCCCCAAGAAGAATGTTTGATGCGCGGGGACGCCGTCGCCAGTATCATGTTACAGAAAAACTGACACCGGAAATAGTGAGTATATTGCTTAATAATATTTTTATTCGCCCTGAAGTCACCATCAGGCTTGGAGATACCGGGGGCCATTATCTGCGTTTTACGCCAAAGGAATTAATCAACAGCAACCCTGGCAATATCAACAGGGAAGTCATCTGTAAAATGCTTGCCAGTCACAACCGAGTCGATGTGAACACGGAGATCTCTTTTACCAAACGGGTGCGTTCGCTCTATCCAGCAAAGTAGATAATCAGAGTTTTTATCCACATCCACAAAGTCCTTACATCCACGTAAATTTTATTGGCCAGACCCTGATGTTTGATAACTTCGGCCTGACTGAGCATCTGCTTACAGACCAGACTCTGAATCTGGACCCCGGCTTACCCATCGGCACAGGAGCCGCTGAAAACCTGCTGATTATTTTTATGGACAAGTACTACAAAGGATGTTTTCGCAAATTAAACCAGCGTTTTGATATTTTACTCAACGCTCTGAGGGACAAAATTGCCAACTCTGGCACCTTTCGCAACCAACTTTTGGCCAGCGAAAATGAGTTGTTCAAACAGCAATTTCTCACACTGTTTGCTATCGGGCATCAGGACAGGCATGACCCATCCCCTGCTGATTTTCAACATCTTAACTGCGATCAACTAAACAATAAAATTATGGACATATTTATGACCACATCTTATGAAGCCCCGCCCGATTATCATTGTCTTTACCCAAGTCCACCACCGAGTTATGACTCAGTTATTGCAGGTGACTTTGGTCACAGTAGGAATGGCGGTCACCCGCCACCCCCTGCGCAGATCCGTACTTGCACTGCTAGCGCATACGGCTCCTACCTCGAGTATTTAACGTCAAACCGTTGCTCCGGCCATGGATGAAGAACTTTTACTTTGGGCAACACAGTGTTGATGAAGGCACCAAACTTCTTCCAGTTCAGTCTGCTTCTCTGGCTGCGCCGCTTCAAGGCTTTGTACCAAATCTTTTGCACTGCTGTCCTGAAGGCATTGATTCTCAGTCCATTGCCAGGCACCGAAAAGTAGTTCATGTGACCTTGCAGTACACGTCTCAACCACTTCAACTGCTCCGGCACGGGGTCATGCCTGTGTTTCAGGAGATAGTCTTTGATCTTGCTCAATGTCGCTCGCATTCGCTCTTTGCTGGTTCGTCTGACAATGTTGAAGTTTCCACTGCTTCGACTAATACCGCAGATATGAGTAAATCCAAGAAACGTAAACGTCTCCGGCTTTCCCTGCTCCCTTTTCTTCAAGTCAACTTTGGCAAAGCGACCAAAGCGTATCAATCGGGTTTTATCCTCATGCAAGGACAAACCAAACTGCCCAAGTCTTTTACCAAGCTCACTCAGGAAGACCTTTGCATCATGCTCACGCTGAAAGCCCAGCACACTGTCATCCGCAAAGCGAACCACAATCATTCGTCCAGAGGCTTCCCGCTTTCGCCATTGGTCAACCCAAAGGTCAAACACGTAGTGCAAATAAATATTTGATAATAGCGGCGATATCACCGATCCCTGTGGCATCCCTCTTACGCTTCGAACACGACGACCATCCCCGTCGTAGTGCCCTACTTGTATCCACTGTCTTATCAAGCGGATAATGCGCTTGTCCCTCACCCGATGCTCTAAAAACATGATCAGCCACTCATGTTCGACCTGTTCGAAGAATTTCCGAATATCCAGATCCAGCACCCAGTTCACCGGATTACGTTTGATTCCCACCGTCAGAGCATCCAATGCATCATGTTGGCTTTTCAAAGGTCGGT
It contains:
- the rnr gene encoding ribonuclease R, which translates into the protein MSKGWKSQDSQASLEAERYENPIPSRLYIMEYLEQRGAPVSHRALCRALGINDEEQQEALMFRLKAMIRDGQLLQNRKNAFALISKLNLIKGVVQGNKEGFGFLMPDGGGEDLYLSPREMRQLFDGDRAVVRESGVDHRGRREGQLVEVIERNTTQVVGRYYTESGAAFMVPENPRISREIIVQPGPLMPTEGQYILLEITRQPGRRNMPMGIVKEILGGRADAGMEVEVAVRTHNIPHDWPEAVEKQCQGFTTEVAESDKNCRVDLRATPFVTIDGEDARDFDDAVYCESKKGGGWRLFVAIADVSHYVKPGSALDKEAVNRGTSVYFPGHVIPMLPEVLSNGLCSLNPEVDRLAMVCEMTISGKGKISGYKFYESVIRSHARLTYTKVWDMLSLGDEGRELRKQYQPLVPHLEHLYSLYKTLVSVRAERGTIDFDTVETQIIFGRHRKIEQIVPRERNDAHKLIEECMLCANVCAAKFLEKHKLPGLYRVHEGPTLEKKLNLNSFIGSLGLALPSGKITPRDIQALLLRVKDRPDYHVIQTVVLRSMSQAVYSGDNQGHFGLAFKAYAHFTSPIRRYPDLLVHRAIRHIIRSESPSRHVLRVGASPIPEKRIYPYNVGDIQALGEHCSTTERRADLATRDAMGWLKCDYMQQHIGQTFSGIVSSVTGFGLFVELKDVYVEGLVHVTSLPDDYYIYDNVHHCMRGERTGRRFGLGDELEVMVSKVNLDDKKIDFELLSALSRPGRRKSSGKSGSAKKSRSSASAALGSRFKSAAAKEKLLREARAAEEAAKKGKGTSSAKGTSSNKGSAEDGKPSGRKTKGRKSAKTTGKKGKPTASGKKKTTGKKKASSARKSDSAKASKPTGKQPRKRKISQ
- a CDS encoding transposase, which encodes MLIFMPFLHSSKLFNSYDYPNKSLSTLKHNIASGDGGYACRVNLEKAKAMGISDVAFNKKRGLEVEEMTKSQYVYKTLFRFRAGIEAGISWLKRCFGLSRCHCKGSERFDSHCWLSVVCYNLVILARHPAPS
- a CDS encoding reverse transcriptase domain-containing protein, whose product is MIPKADGGERPISVFCLEDKIVQQAVVKVLEGIYENDFRGFSYGYRPLKSQHDALDALTVGIKRNPVNWVLDLDIRKFFEQVEHEWLIMFLEHRVRDKRIIRLIRQWIQVGHYDGDGRRVRSVRGMPQGSVISPLLSNIYLHYVFDLWVDQWRKREASGRMIVVRFADDSVLGFQREHDAKVFLSELGKRLGQFGLSLHEDKTRLIRFGRFAKVDLKKREQGKPETFTFLGFTHICGISRSSGNFNIVRRTSKERMRATLSKIKDYLLKHRHDPVPEQLKWLRRVLQGHMNYFSVPGNGLRINAFRTAVQKIWYKALKRRSQRSRLNWKKFGAFINTVLPKVKVLHPWPEQRFDVKYSR